The genomic interval TGAATCTGTCATTGGTCTGCAGGAGGGGTGAACTTGCAGTATTTGTTTCAAAAACATCAGCtataaaaggaacaaaattaaaattcaacTGTTGTGGCAAAATTATACTGTAAAGAGATTCTTTCAcagtttctaataaaataaagtgcTTGGACCATTACAGATGCCCATTTGTGCATTCTGAAGTTGTCATTTGCTTGAACAAATCATGCTAGTGAACCACTTGGgaaatttaaacatatatatatatatatatatatatatatatatatatatatacacatacatatacacactttTTAGGAACTAAGGCAGTAAAATGACTTCTCTTACCAGTTTCGtcttcctgaatttttttttggtcacaaTTTGTGCTCTCATTCTTGCCATCTGGGATTCTGGCCTCATCAGACATTGTAGGCTGGTCCTCCTCTTCCTGGTGATTTGGACTTTCCAGAGTTGGAGACAGATTAAAAATTGTGATGTCCTCTGCAACTTTAAAAGAGGGCACAGTCTCTTCTGTTTGGCACTTCAAACTCGCAGACTCTTCTGAACTGTTCTCTCTTGCTATACGACCATTTACTTCCTCACAATGTTCGCTCACAGAATCCTCCTCAGAGGCTTTTGGCATGCTTCTCACATTTTCATTGACTTGAGCTATTTTTTCTGCTGCCAAATCAAGCTGCGGAGGTGGAACGATAAGAAACAATTTGGGCTTCTTTGAAACAGGAGGAGGCTTCTTGTTGGGAGATGCATTTGGAGGACTTTGGGAAGTACTTGCTTTCGCTTGTGGTGATGACATTTTGGACAACATAGTTTTGTCTCCATTGTGCAACGAATCCTGATATTCCTCTTCTCTGCATTCGGTGTTCGTATTTTGAGCAGTAGTAAATCTAGCTGACTTGTTGGGAGAATCTGAGTATTGTAACTGCTCATCTTGCAAGTTCACATTCTGATTTTCTCTGATGCTTTCGCTGTAACTGAGATCTAAAGAGACAGATGGCACTGAAGATGGCCGTGAAAATAAGGGTGACGTTTCATGCTGAAGTTTTGGCTGTAGCACCTGCTCAGCTATATTTTCAGCTTCTGGTTGTGATGCTTTTTTAACAGACCTTAGCTGTACCATTTGAAGTGCCTGAGCTGTAATAAGAGGAGCTATTGGACCTATTAATTCTTGTTTTTTAGGGGAATTAGTTAGTGGACTACCAAACCTAGTGTCGTCATTTCTGTAAGACAAGagcccatttttcatttttagtgtttCTGTGTTGAGAGGTGAAGCTTTGACGTGCAATGtgggaagaggaggagggggagggggaagaactGGTGGGGGACAAGTCTCTCGTGtgcatttttcagtattttctggAAGTGATAGCCACAGATTGTCACTGGGTGATAGGAAAACTGTTGCCTCTGGAGGTGGAGGTGGGAAATTTGGGGATGGAGGCAAAGTATCATTGTTAACCACATTTATCATGGGTGGAGGGGGAGGTTCTGGTGTAAGAGGGGGTGTTGAAGATGTCAAGACCATAGTAGCTTTTCTGATAGTCTGCTGTGCAGAGTCTGATGTGTTTGATGAAAGAGAAGTTGATGAAGAAGAAATAGAGACTGAAGAGATGAGGGAAGATCTTCTTTCAGGCACTTTGggctttactttattttttccaGCTCCTGGAGACATACTTCTCAAGAGTAGTGGTACAGGCGTTAGGTTGGTTGGGGTATTTGATTGGCTTGAATACCCACTAGAAGGTGAAGTGACTCTGCAAGGCTTTTCGGGAGATGAGTTAATTGGTTTGGATAAACGACTTTGTATTTGTTGTTCAGAAGAATGTGCACATTTCCTGGGGGAGTGCAATATAGATTTTGGCTGCTCATCAATGTAATAGGTCCACTGATCAGCATACTCAGATTTTATGCTGCTAGTCTCACTTTGAGAAGGAGTAATAGGACAAATAGAGTACATATTGGCAGCTGTGGCAGACAATCCGCTACTACTTGCACTTACTGTGCTCTGACTGCGAGAACGAAGCACCCAAGGATCCTCATAGTCACTGCATGGACTCTGTGATGGAGAGCTGCCACTTTTACTCTTCAAGTTCAGCTGTAATGATTGTTGCAGAGTGGCAATAAGCTTTTCATTGAGCACCTGGCCATTAGACTGGAGGTCTTTTTTTGGTGGACGTCTGAGAGAGTCTGTCCTAGAGGGAGGGGGAGGTggtttttttggtttctttaaaGATATGCTGCGCGTAAGAGATTTGTCACTATAGCTTGACCTATCATCCTGGTTCTGAGTACCTTTCTGAATGCTATTGTGTTGGCTCTGGTTACCTGACCCAATTCCTGAATCCATGTGCATTGAAGTGTAGTAGCCATCATGGTCTAGAGAATAAAGTGAGCTGGAGTCGGCTTTCCTGTCTGAACTACAAGTGCTCATATTACTAATAGGAGAACCAGAGACAGCGGATGATGGTTTCCGTAAAGAAACATTACTGTTGTTGTCCCTAGTTTCACATGGCCACTGGTCTGCACTGTTAATGCTGCTGGTTATGCTCCCATTTCTTTGTCGGCCATCGGAGTAGCTTGATTCACTGTGTGTATCGCTGTCATTTGGATGGCTACTAGAAGAAGCATTTGTTTTGTAAGTCTGTGGACCATTATTCATGCGGTTTGTATTGTTGGGAGACATTACATGATCACTTAAGTTAATGATCATCATGGCACCTGGGGATAGTGCATCTGAGGTCTGTGAATGTCTCAATGAACTGTTTTCACTCCAGTTAGCATCACAGAAGCGGTGATCACCCTTAATGCTAACACTGAGctctttagatacatttttactttgagaAGATGAGCCATGGGATGTTGGTTTACTGTCCAACTGTCCACCGCTTTGAGAGGTGTTAATGGCAATTAACTCTGAAGAGGAGGACAGCATAGCATTGGGGATGACACTTGTGGAGTAAGCTGCATGTGGGGAAACCACACAAGCTGGGTTTGAAAAAGCTTCTCTTTCTGAGCCACGAACTTCTTGGGATTTTGGCCTCGGGAGTGTTCCGGTTTTGTTATTCCTCAGGTGTATTACACTGTCATCCACCTGCAACTTGCTTAGCTGACGAGGCAATGTAATAAAAGGATCTTCTATCCTGTTGGAGCTGTCTGTTCTTTGCTCAAGGGAATGCAAGCAGACCCGAGCCCCTGTCCTTGGTAAACTGCGGAAATTTAGATCACCATTAGGTCGCAGAGAACATCCTGCAGGGTCACTCAGGGTGGACATGTTTCCAGAAGAATTAGACATTAAAGCTGCTATGCCTTGTCCTTTCTGGGCTCGAATTCTTCGAACTGAAGGAGGTACTATCTTTATCTCTTCAGTCTGGCAGCTGAAGTCCCTGGTTTCAGAGTGCTGTGAAGGTGAGGGAAATGGCTCCAGATTGTCCAGTGCATTATAGTTCTCCGGTATGTGCATTGAATATCCTCTGAAACCTATCTGCCCGGTACTTGCtgttggaacaaaataaaaacaattaggagATCTGCAAATGAAGAATAAACAAACCCTGAtgatacttttactttttgatcAATTTAAAAGGCACAAAGTTAAATGAAGCAATATCATTTAACAAACCAATTAAAAATTAATCAGGTAATGATTGAAATGTTAGTAGCAGAACTACATCATGCAAAATAATGCAGGTAAAAAGATTGtgcggttaaaaaaaaaacatccaaaatctTTAGGTATAGCAGATTTATTGGTCTGTTCAAATAAATGCAgagaaaacatgtaaaattatttGCCACCGATTACATTGATTTAATTTTGACTACTTCATTCCAGACTGAAAGTAAAGGactaaaaaacagcaacattgCAAAGCTAATGAACAATGGGTACAACCAAATACCAAATATTGCTACAGACTACTTCTGTACACACAAAGCAGCAACTATCACCTCATGCTCAACACatacaattacaaataatgcCAGTTTTAGGATAAGTTACAGTAAGGTTAAACCCACACAGACAACCCTGCTTTCATGAGGGTAGTATGTGGTAGGTTCATGTTCTGCCTTTCCACAGTACCATGGAGCACAGTTAATGCAGAACATAGCCAGACAGTTCAGCGGCATTCAGTATAGTCGATATTAGTTGTAATTCAGGGATTAATGTGggtcagaaacagtacaacaggaAAGTAGATGTAAGTACAACATTTTAGTGACCTATCTCAGTGTAAGTAGTTAGTAAATTTTCCCCTTTACCAAGACTGGAAGCAACTTTACAACAATCACAAGGCTATCAGACTGTATTGCTTAATGGTTGGCGGCATATGTAATTATGTTGATAGTGGTGAGCAATGAGGATGAATGCTGCTGGTGGAATACAGTTCTGATGAGCCATACCTAGCTCCTTTTGTATGTTGTCTGGAACGCCTGTTATGGTCTTTCTCCTTTTGACCTTCTTTGGACGTCTTACCACAGTGTCTGTGTGAATAATAGACCGCCTGAAGCTGGCTTGGCGGTCGAAATTCTCCCCTGATACAGAGTAGTAGAACAAGCAAGGCAACATTAATTCCAAGCACTCTAACATCATGCATCGGTTACCTCTAAATTATTGAGGCAATAACAGAGAAGGTATTAATGAATGATgatgttagtaaatgtttttagcagaGGCATACATTGAAAACAGTACACTTTGTCACAATAAGGTGTCCAAACTGCAAATCAAATGTGTTGCTGGAACAGCTGAATATAAGCATTGCTgcctttcaaaatgtttttttattattttaggtggAGCATGGTCAAATGAGTCAACCCCTAGTTTCTTAGGTAtattaaattttcaaaaattgtgATCTTCCTGCTATCATTTCTTGACTTGTCCAGGTTCACTTGGGAGTTTTCTGCATGCTTACCCACCAATGTAAGTTCCAGAGTTTTGTGTTGAGTTTTCTACAATGTGTGTGAGCATTTTCTGAGTACCGATAGTGACAGCTATAGGTTCTTCTGAATCCACAGTAGTTGTGGGAAGAGTGACTTTGACTATTCATAGAAACCAGAACCCTGTCTACATTCTGGACCTCTTTTATTAAAGCTATCATAAATAGTTGGGGGAAACTGCTTTGgttgtttattaacctcccttgCTGTCTCCTACAGTATTTTCTACGGGCAACACAGACACTTGTGTATTTAGACATAAGATAAATTTGAATGCTTGCAGTATAAATACCATTATTGTGACAGCATGTACCAAAGTTTGTAAGAAAGCTCAACAACAGATTAATAACAGAACTGTCAGTCTGTGTCCAGTGACCTGAGCTGCAATACAACCATGCATGCAGCAGTTTAATACCCATtcatacatgcatttttaataagCCTCTTGTATTCACTTTAAACCTGGTCACTTCTTTTTAATTAAGTGTGTTGAACAAAACATGCAATGAGTAACATCAAGCACCATAAACGAAGCATGCATATGACCAGAAACACCGGAGAATTGCAATGTGCCAATAGCTACagtagttttaaaatgtatggtaGGCcatcatgaaaagaaaaatgttttacgtATTGCTTCATTCTGGTGCCCACACATTATGCTAGGAGTCCTTGGAAAGCATCTGTCAATGAATTTCATTTGCAGCAGTAGCAACAATTTCCCATAGCACGCAGGAGTTATATGCTAACCACCAGTTAATCAGGATATACAAGATTCAGCGTAGTCAAACAGATGGTAGTATGCAGACCtggctgagacttgtagttccttAGGGTGCACTAACACATGTTCCTTTTTCATGCATTTAAGtatcatttttccaaaaaaaaaaaattaatcttttaaTGCGGCGTGTagagaaaaacaacaaacaaaggtCATAGAAGCCTAACAGATTAAAAATAAGACGTGATAGAGAAGTACAAATTATTCAAATCCTTGCCTTCTCTATTGATGTCTATGGAAAGTGTGCAGTAACCACTTATTTTTATCCCTGTACTGAAGAGATGACCGGTAGCAGTTGATAACTCCAATCAACAAGCTATAGTCTCCTGATGTATATAAAACtgtcaaagattaaaaaaaatccatcagaGAACTCAAACTAATGGATCAATCTCCAATCGTCATTCTGTAATGCGAATCTGAATTCGATCCGTTGCAGCAATTCAGCTAAAACAGTTATTTCTTTGGACAGAAGATTAGAACAAGTTCAATATCTTTAAATGACCAATGCAGATCCAAATTACTGAGATAAGACATGTCACCACATCATACCACAATGTAAGCCTGCATGGTAGGTCTTCATTCTCAACATAACAAACATAATATTAAATCTGTCAATATCctacaaaagatacattttataatgcTGAACCTTAATATAAGAAAATATGCCTAATGGGTTGTGAAATGGTAAACAATGCCAATATTATTCATAACCAGATCCAGTTTTTTACCTTTCTCACAGGGCTAATTCTTTCATCTTATATAATAATATGGTAGTATGGTGTCTTGGGCAGGATAAATACATTATTCACTACATTCTGGCTTTGTATCAGCTGGCCCCAGGTCTTACAGAATGAACACACACACAAGGCCTGACTTCCCATGCTTCACAGCTGTCACCCTCCCCCATTATTAAAACCACTCCCAAGATCAATTCATGGCATTGTCTATTACTGAATGAACAGGAATTCTAAATACATCCCTTCCATGTGTAATTCTTCTCCATTTGAGTGcaaaatatgtgtatttgtagCTAACAGAGCTTACAGTGACCATGTGAGTATTTTGTGTTACCCAGAAAAGTAGATATACTAATTAGACACACAAGTATCAGTGCACTTTGACAATTACATTGTAAGCATTTCCACATTCCAATCATGAATGCTACTGACCCGTAAAAACCTTGTGAACCCATTATCTTTATGTTTGCAGCAGGGGGATTCTCTTTAGAATGTGTTGTCCTTAACAACCaattcattttgtcatttttttttctatgctacatatatattatactaaatgATTATTAATGAAATGAAGTGCTTGTTATGGGCAAAGTCTCTAGTTTGGGTTTTCTTTTCCTACACCTTATCAAATCGTTCTGAATGTTCATTGTTTCTATCTATTCTGTTCTATTATTTTCTATCCTTTCTATACTGTGTCCCTTTAGTGAAAACAGGGCAAAACAATGTGtgtgttttcctttctttcattgcTTCTTGTGTGTGagttttatttgatttctatgTTCCTTGTCCTATGATTCTTAAAGCAAGGTTTTAATTATTACACAGGCCTGGGACCTAATTGTGAATTGTcagaatacaaaacacaaaaatgctaattgcttggcTGTCAGATTGTTCATGAACCACTTTCAGGAGTCAAAAGAAATTTAAGAAAGCTGCCTAAAGCCTATGTGTACCAgccttccttttattttattttttagctccTTGCTGTTGCTGTGTGTGAACAGTAATATACGGTAAGCACAAAGAGTCCATTAAAACTTTCAAATTCACATATTGTTGAACTGGAGTGTGCAGTAAAACCAGGCAGGGTGATTATTATATAAAAGCACAACATATGAAAGCTGCTTCCTACTCGGAATGTTGTATCACCAGTAAGTAATTAGATGCAGAAATGTTTAGATAAGTGGTTGTGGAAAATTAGTTCAGGCCCTTAGAAAAGACACATCAGGCACAGCtatgtgttttaaaattattgtgtCTAAAATGGGATATCAGCTACAAGGGGTTTAGAACATAAATATCCTTTATAACCTTTATGTACACTTATTATGTCATGAAATGCTGCACTCTCATTGGCTGATGCCGATTGCACTACCTATGGCTAGTACAGTAGTTCCTATTCAACCCAATGTTCAGATTGTTCTTTCATATATGGTGAGTATTAGATCTGAAATC from Pyxicephalus adspersus chromosome 4, UCB_Pads_2.0, whole genome shotgun sequence carries:
- the NHSL1 gene encoding NHS-like protein 1 isoform X6 — translated: MVVFINTKLKSLISLFKKKAVSNLDEESKWTVHYTASWHQQENVFLPSSRPPCVEDLHKQAKVNLKTVLRECDKLRRDGYRSSQYYSQGPTFSSSPDMVCTSYTEDDEEYSRKFSVSSNEEERLLTGKRPKTPVPHEFSDTHTNWTKSLPLPTPEEKMRQEAQAIQTDVVPINVTGENFDRQASFRRSIIHTDTVVRRPKKVKRRKTITGVPDNIQKELASTGQIGFRGYSMHIPENYNALDNLEPFPSPSQHSETRDFSCQTEEIKIVPPSVRRIRAQKGQGIAALMSNSSGNMSTLSDPAGCSLRPNGDLNFRSLPRTGARVCLHSLEQRTDSSNRIEDPFITLPRQLSKLQVDDSVIHLRNNKTGTLPRPKSQEVRGSEREAFSNPACVVSPHAAYSTSVIPNAMLSSSSELIAINTSQSGGQLDSKPTSHGSSSQSKNVSKELSVSIKGDHRFCDANWSENSSLRHSQTSDALSPGAMMIINLSDHVMSPNNTNRMNNGPQTYKTNASSSSHPNDSDTHSESSYSDGRQRNGSITSSINSADQWPCETRDNNSNVSLRKPSSAVSGSPISNMSTCSSDRKADSSSLYSLDHDGYYTSMHMDSGIGSGNQSQHNSIQKGTQNQDDRSSYSDKSLTRSISLKKPKKPPPPPSRTDSLRRPPKKDLQSNGQVLNEKLIATLQQSLQLNLKSKSGSSPSQSPCSDYEDPWVLRSRSQSTVSASSSGLSATAANMYSICPITPSQSETSSIKSEYADQWTYYIDEQPKSILHSPRKCAHSSEQQIQSRLSKPINSSPEKPCRVTSPSSGYSSQSNTPTNLTPVPLLLRSMSPGAGKNKVKPKVPERRSSLISSVSISSSSTSLSSNTSDSAQQTIRKATMVLTSSTPPLTPEPPPPPMINVVNNDTLPPSPNFPPPPPEATVFLSPSDNLWLSLPENTEKCTRETCPPPVLPPPPPPLPTLHVKASPLNTETLKMKNGLLSYRNDDTRFGSPLTNSPKKQELIGPIAPLITAQALQMVQLRSVKKASQPEAENIAEQVLQPKLQHETSPLFSRPSSVPSVSLDLSYSESIRENQNVNLQDEQLQYSDSPNKSARFTTAQNTNTECREEEYQDSLHNGDKTMLSKMSSPQAKASTSQSPPNASPNKKPPPVSKKPKLFLIVPPPQLDLAAEKIAQVNENVRSMPKASEEDSVSEHCEEVNGRIARENSSEESASLKCQTEETVPSFKVAEDITIFNLSPTLESPNHQEEEDQPTMSDEARIPDGKNESTNCDQKKIQEDETADVFETNTASSPLLQTNDRFNGSEEKLTPTRPRTTEDLFAAIHRSKRKVLGRKDSDDDRCRNHSPSPPVTPTGGVPNVSSFKQSGAIQRSVRKSNTSNDSFKALLLKKGSRSECGFRMSAAEMLKHTDPRFHRSRSDSSPELPDSPTLNSPNKNKRAQEEWARSEGIMPRSMSVSGTRYSRSRTPPSAASSKYNVRSRLQSSPMTVICEGEGETADAVENSCTKTPLMSTMSLDRFQRADSELNDSVGADSPNFRVHMDLMSRFSDVSPSKDSDSS
- the NHSL1 gene encoding NHS-like protein 1 isoform X8 — encoded protein: MFCLKAVSNLDEESKWTVHYTASWHQQENVFLPSSRPPCVEDLHKQAKVNLKTVLRECDKLRRDGYRSSQYYSQGPTFSSSPDMVCTSYTEDDEEYSRKFSVSSNEEERLLTGKRPKTPVPHEFSDTHTNWTKSLPLPTPEEKMRQEAQAIQTDVVPINVTGENFDRQASFRRSIIHTDTVVRRPKKVKRRKTITGVPDNIQKELASTGQIGFRGYSMHIPENYNALDNLEPFPSPSQHSETRDFSCQTEEIKIVPPSVRRIRAQKGQGIAALMSNSSGNMSTLSDPAGCSLRPNGDLNFRSLPRTGARVCLHSLEQRTDSSNRIEDPFITLPRQLSKLQVDDSVIHLRNNKTGTLPRPKSQEVRGSEREAFSNPACVVSPHAAYSTSVIPNAMLSSSSELIAINTSQSGGQLDSKPTSHGSSSQSKNVSKELSVSIKGDHRFCDANWSENSSLRHSQTSDALSPGAMMIINLSDHVMSPNNTNRMNNGPQTYKTNASSSSHPNDSDTHSESSYSDGRQRNGSITSSINSADQWPCETRDNNSNVSLRKPSSAVSGSPISNMSTCSSDRKADSSSLYSLDHDGYYTSMHMDSGIGSGNQSQHNSIQKGTQNQDDRSSYSDKSLTRSISLKKPKKPPPPPSRTDSLRRPPKKDLQSNGQVLNEKLIATLQQSLQLNLKSKSGSSPSQSPCSDYEDPWVLRSRSQSTVSASSSGLSATAANMYSICPITPSQSETSSIKSEYADQWTYYIDEQPKSILHSPRKCAHSSEQQIQSRLSKPINSSPEKPCRVTSPSSGYSSQSNTPTNLTPVPLLLRSMSPGAGKNKVKPKVPERRSSLISSVSISSSSTSLSSNTSDSAQQTIRKATMVLTSSTPPLTPEPPPPPMINVVNNDTLPPSPNFPPPPPEATVFLSPSDNLWLSLPENTEKCTRETCPPPVLPPPPPPLPTLHVKASPLNTETLKMKNGLLSYRNDDTRFGSPLTNSPKKQELIGPIAPLITAQALQMVQLRSVKKASQPEAENIAEQVLQPKLQHETSPLFSRPSSVPSVSLDLSYSESIRENQNVNLQDEQLQYSDSPNKSARFTTAQNTNTECREEEYQDSLHNGDKTMLSKMSSPQAKASTSQSPPNASPNKKPPPVSKKPKLFLIVPPPQLDLAAEKIAQVNENVRSMPKASEEDSVSEHCEEVNGRIARENSSEESASLKCQTEETVPSFKVAEDITIFNLSPTLESPNHQEEEDQPTMSDEARIPDGKNESTNCDQKKIQEDETADVFETNTASSPLLQTNDRFNGSEEKLTPTRPRTTEDLFAAIHRSKRKVLGRKDSDDDRCRNHSPSPPVTPTGGVPNVSSFKQSGAIQRSVRKSNTSNDSFKALLLKKGSRSECGFRMSAAEMLKHTDPRFHRSRSDSSPELPDSPTLNSPNKNKRAQEEWARSEGIMPRSMSVSGTRYSRSRTPPSAASSKYNVRSRLQSSPMTVICEGEGETADAVENSCTKTPLMSTMSLDRFQRADSELNDSVGADSPNFRVHMDLMSRFSDVSPSKDSDSS
- the NHSL1 gene encoding NHS-like protein 1 isoform X3; the encoded protein is MIAYIHCLPADPMVGCLHRVKWQAYCDEDDQELIPLYTFKMGNSVTKKHSRKKLSGEDGNEFWPTVSNLDEESKWTVHYTASWHQQENVFLPSSRPPCVEDLHKQAKVNLKTVLRECDKLRRDGYRSSQYYSQGPTFSSSPDMVCTSYTEDDEEYSRKFSVSSNEEERLLTGKRPKTPVPHEFSDTHTNWTKSLPLPTPEEKMRQEAQAIQTDVVPINVTGENFDRQASFRRSIIHTDTVVRRPKKVKRRKTITGVPDNIQKELASTGQIGFRGYSMHIPENYNALDNLEPFPSPSQHSETRDFSCQTEEIKIVPPSVRRIRAQKGQGIAALMSNSSGNMSTLSDPAGCSLRPNGDLNFRSLPRTGARVCLHSLEQRTDSSNRIEDPFITLPRQLSKLQVDDSVIHLRNNKTGTLPRPKSQEVRGSEREAFSNPACVVSPHAAYSTSVIPNAMLSSSSELIAINTSQSGGQLDSKPTSHGSSSQSKNVSKELSVSIKGDHRFCDANWSENSSLRHSQTSDALSPGAMMIINLSDHVMSPNNTNRMNNGPQTYKTNASSSSHPNDSDTHSESSYSDGRQRNGSITSSINSADQWPCETRDNNSNVSLRKPSSAVSGSPISNMSTCSSDRKADSSSLYSLDHDGYYTSMHMDSGIGSGNQSQHNSIQKGTQNQDDRSSYSDKSLTRSISLKKPKKPPPPPSRTDSLRRPPKKDLQSNGQVLNEKLIATLQQSLQLNLKSKSGSSPSQSPCSDYEDPWVLRSRSQSTVSASSSGLSATAANMYSICPITPSQSETSSIKSEYADQWTYYIDEQPKSILHSPRKCAHSSEQQIQSRLSKPINSSPEKPCRVTSPSSGYSSQSNTPTNLTPVPLLLRSMSPGAGKNKVKPKVPERRSSLISSVSISSSSTSLSSNTSDSAQQTIRKATMVLTSSTPPLTPEPPPPPMINVVNNDTLPPSPNFPPPPPEATVFLSPSDNLWLSLPENTEKCTRETCPPPVLPPPPPPLPTLHVKASPLNTETLKMKNGLLSYRNDDTRFGSPLTNSPKKQELIGPIAPLITAQALQMVQLRSVKKASQPEAENIAEQVLQPKLQHETSPLFSRPSSVPSVSLDLSYSESIRENQNVNLQDEQLQYSDSPNKSARFTTAQNTNTECREEEYQDSLHNGDKTMLSKMSSPQAKASTSQSPPNASPNKKPPPVSKKPKLFLIVPPPQLDLAAEKIAQVNENVRSMPKASEEDSVSEHCEEVNGRIARENSSEESASLKCQTEETVPSFKVAEDITIFNLSPTLESPNHQEEEDQPTMSDEARIPDGKNESTNCDQKKIQEDETADVFETNTASSPLLQTNDRFNGSEEKLTPTRPRTTEDLFAAIHRSKRKVLGRKDSDDDRCRNHSPSPPVTPTGGVPNVSSFKQSGAIQRSVRKSNTSNDSFKALLLKKGSRSECGFRMSAAEMLKHTDPRFHRSRSDSSPELPDSPTLNSPNKNKRAQEEWARSEGIMPRSMSVSGTRYSRSRTPPSAASSKYNVRSRLQSSPMTVICEGEGETADAVENSCTKTPLMSTMSLDRFQRADSELNDSVGADSPNFRVHMDLMSRFSDVSPSKDSDSS
- the NHSL1 gene encoding NHS-like protein 1 isoform X7, which codes for MYSFCFLNIAAVSNLDEESKWTVHYTASWHQQENVFLPSSRPPCVEDLHKQAKVNLKTVLRECDKLRRDGYRSSQYYSQGPTFSSSPDMVCTSYTEDDEEYSRKFSVSSNEEERLLTGKRPKTPVPHEFSDTHTNWTKSLPLPTPEEKMRQEAQAIQTDVVPINVTGENFDRQASFRRSIIHTDTVVRRPKKVKRRKTITGVPDNIQKELASTGQIGFRGYSMHIPENYNALDNLEPFPSPSQHSETRDFSCQTEEIKIVPPSVRRIRAQKGQGIAALMSNSSGNMSTLSDPAGCSLRPNGDLNFRSLPRTGARVCLHSLEQRTDSSNRIEDPFITLPRQLSKLQVDDSVIHLRNNKTGTLPRPKSQEVRGSEREAFSNPACVVSPHAAYSTSVIPNAMLSSSSELIAINTSQSGGQLDSKPTSHGSSSQSKNVSKELSVSIKGDHRFCDANWSENSSLRHSQTSDALSPGAMMIINLSDHVMSPNNTNRMNNGPQTYKTNASSSSHPNDSDTHSESSYSDGRQRNGSITSSINSADQWPCETRDNNSNVSLRKPSSAVSGSPISNMSTCSSDRKADSSSLYSLDHDGYYTSMHMDSGIGSGNQSQHNSIQKGTQNQDDRSSYSDKSLTRSISLKKPKKPPPPPSRTDSLRRPPKKDLQSNGQVLNEKLIATLQQSLQLNLKSKSGSSPSQSPCSDYEDPWVLRSRSQSTVSASSSGLSATAANMYSICPITPSQSETSSIKSEYADQWTYYIDEQPKSILHSPRKCAHSSEQQIQSRLSKPINSSPEKPCRVTSPSSGYSSQSNTPTNLTPVPLLLRSMSPGAGKNKVKPKVPERRSSLISSVSISSSSTSLSSNTSDSAQQTIRKATMVLTSSTPPLTPEPPPPPMINVVNNDTLPPSPNFPPPPPEATVFLSPSDNLWLSLPENTEKCTRETCPPPVLPPPPPPLPTLHVKASPLNTETLKMKNGLLSYRNDDTRFGSPLTNSPKKQELIGPIAPLITAQALQMVQLRSVKKASQPEAENIAEQVLQPKLQHETSPLFSRPSSVPSVSLDLSYSESIRENQNVNLQDEQLQYSDSPNKSARFTTAQNTNTECREEEYQDSLHNGDKTMLSKMSSPQAKASTSQSPPNASPNKKPPPVSKKPKLFLIVPPPQLDLAAEKIAQVNENVRSMPKASEEDSVSEHCEEVNGRIARENSSEESASLKCQTEETVPSFKVAEDITIFNLSPTLESPNHQEEEDQPTMSDEARIPDGKNESTNCDQKKIQEDETADVFETNTASSPLLQTNDRFNGSEEKLTPTRPRTTEDLFAAIHRSKRKVLGRKDSDDDRCRNHSPSPPVTPTGGVPNVSSFKQSGAIQRSVRKSNTSNDSFKALLLKKGSRSECGFRMSAAEMLKHTDPRFHRSRSDSSPELPDSPTLNSPNKNKRAQEEWARSEGIMPRSMSVSGTRYSRSRTPPSAASSKYNVRSRLQSSPMTVICEGEGETADAVENSCTKTPLMSTMSLDRFQRADSELNDSVGADSPNFRVHMDLMSRFSDVSPSKDSDSS